In Candidatus Nealsonbacteria bacterium DGGOD1a, one DNA window encodes the following:
- the nusA gene encoding transcription termination factor NusA produces the protein MDLKSFASAVNQLAQEKGLAPEKIIESIETALAAAYKKEYGEKSQIIKAKLDPKTGHADFWQVKTAMDDSMIFSEEELEEMKTAASEGGETYSKEKIGEAKSVPFVEGSGEPTEKVKFNPEKHIMIDDAKKDNPGIAVGEEIIIQLEEKQDFGRIAAQTAKQVIIQKIREAEKETIFADFKLKEGEIISGVVQRIEGRSAFMDIGKTTGVLNREEQVPGEFYRPGQRLKAFVLKVEQTSKGPIIFLSRAYPKFVSKLFELEVPEIGSGQVLVKSIAREAGSRTKIAVASTMEGIDPIGAAVGQRGTRVTAVINELGGEKIDIIEYSDDPQRYIINALSPAKIMEVRVLPKNKALAVVPDDQLSLAIGKDGQNVRLAAKLTGWKIDVRSPENLSEALAQAEEDAEEIVIADRTEEKNESAKTAVLEIAKDGEKDKETKKAKTKKPAPEAKKEKKAAKPAKKTAAKAKKAKKE, from the coding sequence GTGGATCTAAAATCATTCGCGTCGGCGGTTAACCAGTTGGCGCAAGAAAAGGGGCTGGCGCCGGAAAAAATAATTGAAAGCATTGAAACCGCGCTGGCGGCGGCTTACAAAAAAGAATACGGCGAAAAAAGCCAGATAATCAAAGCCAAGCTTGATCCCAAAACCGGTCACGCGGATTTTTGGCAAGTGAAAACAGCAATGGATGATTCGATGATCTTTTCCGAGGAGGAATTGGAGGAGATGAAGACGGCGGCGAGCGAAGGCGGGGAAACTTATTCGAAGGAAAAAATCGGGGAAGCAAAATCCGTTCCCTTTGTCGAAGGCTCCGGCGAGCCGACGGAGAAGGTGAAGTTCAACCCGGAAAAACATATCATGATCGATGACGCAAAAAAGGACAATCCCGGAATTGCCGTCGGAGAAGAAATAATCATTCAATTGGAGGAAAAACAAGATTTTGGCCGGATCGCGGCGCAGACCGCCAAGCAGGTGATCATCCAAAAAATTCGCGAGGCGGAAAAGGAAACAATTTTCGCCGATTTCAAACTTAAGGAGGGCGAAATAATTTCGGGCGTGGTGCAAAGAATCGAAGGCCGGTCGGCGTTTATGGATATTGGCAAGACCACGGGCGTTTTGAACCGCGAAGAGCAGGTGCCGGGCGAATTTTACCGTCCCGGACAAAGGCTGAAGGCGTTTGTGCTCAAAGTGGAACAAACTTCCAAGGGACCGATTATCTTTTTATCGCGCGCTTATCCAAAGTTTGTTTCCAAGTTGTTTGAATTGGAAGTTCCCGAGATCGGTTCCGGACAGGTGTTGGTTAAATCGATCGCGCGGGAAGCCGGATCGCGGACAAAGATCGCGGTGGCGTCAACGATGGAAGGAATCGACCCGATCGGCGCGGCGGTGGGACAGCGCGGTACGCGCGTGACCGCGGTGATCAATGAATTGGGCGGCGAAAAAATCGACATTATCGAATATTCGGATGATCCGCAAAGATATATTATCAACGCTTTGTCGCCGGCGAAGATTATGGAGGTGAGGGTCTTGCCCAAGAATAAAGCATTGGCGGTGGTTCCCGACGATCAGTTGTCGCTGGCAATCGGCAAAGACGGCCAGAATGTTCGTTTGGCGGCAAAGCTGACCGGTTGGAAGATTGATGTGCGCAGTCCGGAGAATTTGAGCGAAGCATTAGCGCAGGCCGAGGAAGACGCTGAAGAAATCGTTATTGCCGACCGAACAGAAGAGAAAAACGAATCGGCTAAAACCGCGGTTTTGGAAATCGCCAAGGACGGAGAAAAAGATAAAGAAACAAAGAAAGCAAAAACCAAAAAACCCGCGCCGGAAGCTAAAAAGGAGAAAAAAGCCGCGAAGCCGGCCAAGAAAACAGCCGCGAAAGCAAAAAAAGCGAAAAAGGAATAA
- the rny gene encoding ribonuclease Y yields the protein MDVIMIIEFVFVLATGATIGYYSRQALAKKRAGTIEKNIAGKLAKAKIEAQKIDQEAQTKAQKLLEASRQEIILRQREIGKTETSILKRESVLEQKIAEFEVEEKEFQEKVKKLKSLKETLDELNKQAVENLERTAGLTKVDAHNELLDTLEKEYAKDLLERTRKLETEGMEPFKKRAREILVGAIQKFALSQAQEVTTSVVSLPNDDIKGRIIGKEGRNIRTLERLTGVEIIVDETPETVVISGFDPTRRQIAKIALEKLIQDSRIQPARIEETVKIAEEEITTQIKEAGEQACYDVNIPDLNPRLVQLLGRLKFRTSYGQNVLLHSVEVSHLAAAIAAEVGANVKIAKRAGLLHDIGKSVDQQIEGTHVEIGVKILEKFNVDPAVISSVRSHHEDFPYESIEGVIVQAADQISGARPGARKDTVENYLKRLGELEGIATSFGGVEKAWALQAGREIRVFVRPKDVDDWGAKKMAKDIAKRIEEELRYPGEIKVNVIRETRVIEYAK from the coding sequence ATGGATGTAATTATGATAATTGAGTTTGTGTTCGTGTTGGCAACCGGCGCCACCATCGGGTATTATTCGCGCCAGGCGCTTGCCAAGAAACGCGCCGGCACCATCGAAAAAAACATTGCCGGAAAATTGGCCAAGGCTAAAATTGAAGCGCAAAAAATTGATCAGGAAGCGCAAACAAAGGCGCAAAAACTTTTGGAAGCGTCGCGTCAGGAAATAATTTTGCGCCAGCGGGAAATCGGCAAGACCGAGACATCGATTTTGAAACGGGAAAGCGTGTTGGAGCAGAAGATTGCCGAATTCGAAGTTGAAGAAAAGGAATTCCAGGAAAAAGTTAAAAAATTAAAATCGTTAAAAGAAACGCTTGACGAATTAAACAAGCAGGCGGTGGAAAATCTTGAGCGCACGGCCGGATTGACGAAAGTTGACGCCCATAATGAGCTTTTGGATACTTTGGAAAAAGAATACGCCAAAGATTTGTTGGAAAGAACCCGCAAGCTTGAAACCGAAGGTATGGAGCCGTTCAAGAAGCGCGCCCGGGAGATTCTGGTGGGCGCGATACAGAAATTCGCGCTTTCGCAGGCGCAGGAAGTGACCACTTCGGTGGTGAGTTTGCCCAACGATGACATTAAGGGCCGGATTATCGGCAAAGAGGGGCGCAATATCAGGACTCTTGAACGATTGACCGGGGTGGAAATAATTGTCGATGAAACACCCGAAACCGTGGTGATTTCGGGATTCGACCCCACGCGCCGGCAGATTGCCAAAATTGCGTTGGAGAAATTGATCCAAGATTCGCGCATCCAGCCGGCGCGGATCGAAGAAACCGTTAAAATAGCCGAAGAAGAGATTACCACGCAAATCAAAGAAGCGGGCGAACAGGCTTGTTATGATGTCAACATTCCCGATCTTAACCCGCGGCTGGTGCAATTGCTGGGAAGATTGAAATTTCGGACCAGTTACGGCCAGAATGTTTTGCTTCATTCCGTTGAAGTTTCGCATTTGGCGGCGGCGATTGCCGCGGAAGTGGGCGCCAATGTGAAAATCGCCAAGCGGGCGGGATTGTTGCACGATATCGGCAAGTCCGTCGACCAGCAGATTGAGGGGACGCATGTCGAGATCGGCGTTAAAATTCTTGAAAAATTCAATGTTGATCCGGCCGTGATTTCGTCGGTGAGATCGCACCATGAAGATTTTCCCTATGAAAGCATCGAAGGCGTGATCGTGCAGGCCGCCGATCAAATTTCGGGAGCGCGGCCGGGGGCGAGAAAAGATACGGTGGAAAATTATTTAAAGCGTTTGGGGGAGTTGGAAGGCATTGCCACCTCGTTTGGCGGCGTGGAGAAAGCTTGGGCGCTGCAAGCCGGCCGCGAAATTAGAGTGTTTGTCCGGCCCAAGGATGTCGATGATTGGGGCGCCAAAAAAATGGCCAAGGATATCGCCAAGCGCATTGAAGAAGAATTGCGCTATCCGGGCGAAATTAAAGTCAATGTGATCCGTGAAACCCGCGTTATCGAATACGCCAAATAA
- a CDS encoding prepilin-type N-terminal cleavage/methylation domain-containing protein, translating into MEVILESRLRLLRLFFLVYNRIMTGIIKKIKNRAENFSLPAARGFTLVEMLVAITIFSMSMGVVMELFLHSMRIQRTLVAHAQLINEMSYNLEHISRGLRMAKKSADSACLSAPGKNFEITASGVKFLNPKLNGGTECVEYYLSGQTLFERRDAGVWSFNLPLTSPDVKVLSFSAAGSGWSQEDFLQPRVTVYIKAQSKENEILENQITVSQRDIDINE; encoded by the coding sequence ATGGAAGTTATTTTGGAAAGCCGCCTTAGGCTGTTGCGGCTCTTTTTTTTGGTGTATAATCGAATAATGACGGGTATTATAAAAAAAATTAAAAATCGCGCGGAAAATTTTTCATTGCCGGCCGCCCGCGGTTTCACGCTGGTGGAGATGCTGGTGGCGATCACGATATTTTCCATGTCTATGGGCGTGGTGATGGAATTATTTCTTCATTCAATGCGTATCCAGAGAACTTTGGTGGCGCACGCCCAGCTGATCAACGAGATGTCTTACAACTTGGAACATATCAGCCGCGGCTTGAGAATGGCGAAAAAAAGCGCGGATTCGGCTTGTTTGTCGGCGCCGGGAAAAAATTTTGAAATAACCGCTTCCGGCGTCAAATTTCTGAATCCCAAATTGAACGGCGGGACTGAATGCGTGGAATATTATTTGAGCGGCCAAACTTTATTTGAAAGGCGCGATGCCGGGGTATGGTCTTTTAATTTGCCGCTGACTTCGCCGGATGTCAAGGTGTTGTCTTTTTCCGCGGCGGGATCGGGCTGGTCCCAGGAAGATTTTTTGCAGCCGCGGGTTACGGTGTATATCAAGGCGCAGAGCAAGGAAAACGAGATTTTGGAAAATCAAATCACGGTGTCGCAGCGCGATATTGATATCAATGAATAA
- the clpP gene encoding ATP-dependent Clp endopeptidase proteolytic subunit ClpP encodes MNLIPTVIEKTQYGERAYDIYSRLLKERIVFLGGAVNDSAANSIIAQFLFLASKDEKKDIQLYINSPGGSVTAGLAIYDTMQFIKCPVATTCVGMAASMGAVLLAAGAKGKRFALPNSEIMLHQVAGGAEGVAADIEINARQILKIKEVLNGIIARHTGQKIEKITNDTDRDYYLTAAEAKDYGIIDGVIKTKV; translated from the coding sequence ATGAATCTCATTCCCACCGTTATTGAAAAAACCCAATATGGCGAACGGGCCTATGATATTTACTCGCGTTTGCTCAAAGAAAGGATTGTGTTTTTGGGCGGCGCGGTTAACGATTCGGCGGCCAATTCGATTATCGCCCAATTCCTTTTTCTGGCGTCGAAAGACGAAAAAAAGGATATTCAGCTGTATATCAACAGTCCGGGCGGATCGGTGACCGCGGGGTTGGCGATTTACGACACGATGCAGTTCATCAAATGCCCGGTGGCGACGACTTGCGTGGGTATGGCCGCGTCAATGGGCGCGGTGCTGCTCGCCGCGGGCGCCAAGGGCAAGCGGTTTGCTTTGCCCAATTCCGAGATTATGCTGCACCAGGTTGCCGGCGGCGCCGAAGGCGTGGCCGCGGATATCGAGATCAACGCCCGACAGATATTAAAAATAAAGGAAGTGCTCAACGGCATTATCGCCCGGCACACGGGGCAAAAAATCGAAAAGATCACCAATGACACCGACCGGGATTATTATCTGACGGCCGCGGAAGCCAAGGACTACGGCATTATCGACGGAGTGATTAAAACCAAAGTATAG